Genomic DNA from Setaria italica strain Yugu1 chromosome V, Setaria_italica_v2.0, whole genome shotgun sequence:
GAGCACTAGTTCATGGCCTTGTTGTTTCTGGGAAGGTAACTGAGGCCCTGAGTGTCAGGGATAAGATGATGGAGAGACAGGTGATGCCTGATGTCAACATATATAATGTATTGATTAGTGGTTTATGCAAGAAACAAATGCTTCCCGCAGCTAAGAACCTTCTTGCAGAGATGCTTGAGCATAATGTCCAGCCTGATAAATATGTATATACCACGTTGATTGATGGTTTCATCAGGAGTGGGAATCTTAGTGACGCAAAGAAAATATTTGAATTCATGGAACAAAAGGGATTCTGCCCTGATGTTGTTGGCTACAATGCTATGGTAAAAGGGTATTGTCAGTTTGGAATGACGGATGAGGCAATTCTATGCATGAGCAGCATGAAAAAGGTTGGCTGCATTCCAGATGAGTTTACATATACTACGCTTATTGATGGCTGTGCTAAACAAGGCAACATAAGTGGAGCTCTGAGTTTGCTTTGCGATATGATGAAGCGGAGATGCAAACCAAATGTTGTTACATACTCATCATTAATAAGTGGATATTGCAAGATTGGCGATACAGACACTGCAGaatttgtttttgaaaatatgCAATCTGAAGGTCTCCTTCCTAATGTTATACACTATACAATCCTAATTGGTAGTTTATTCAAGAAAGATAAAGTAAGCAAAGCTGCTGCATACTTTGAACGTATGTTGCTTAACCGTTGCTCTCCTAATGATGTCACATCAAATTATTTAGTTAATGGGCTCACAAACAGTGTGACCTGGATCATCAACTCAAACTGTAGCAACAGTGTTAAGTTGCATGACAAGAATGCTCTGTTAGATGTGTTCAAGGGATTGGTTTCTGATGGATGGGACCCAAGGATTTCAGCATACAATGCTATTATCTTCAGCCTCTGTAGGCATAATATGTTTGGGAAGGCACTGGACTTGAAAGATAAGATGGTTAGTAAAGGATACTCGTCAGACCCTATTACTTTCCTTTCACTTCCTTATGGCTTCTGTTTTGTTGGAAAACCAAGGAACTGGGGGCGCATCCTTCCTAATGAATTTCAGAAGAATGAATTTGAGACAATCTTTAGGTGCAAGATGTAGCATGCCGTTGACACAGTTAGCTGCGAAGTCTCTAGGATTATACAGTTATATGCTGAGGAGTTTCTGTCTATACAGAAACTGGAGAAGAGATTTGCTGGTTCTTGACTCACGGAACTATGCTTTGCCTTGATTTTGGAAAAAGGTCTAGCTGTGATTTGAATTTTGACTCGAGAAACTGGGTACTGAGAGGAACATAGCAATCTATTCTATTGCTAAGAGACAATTTCCTTGAGCACTGAATTACAAGACTGGTTGCTGTATTACCAACTAGCAAGACAATATATTTAGTTGAGCTCTTACCTGGAGGTACTAATCTTGATATTCGTAGATTTATTCAGTTTTGACTTTTGATAATGCTTGTCACAAATTCATTGCTTATTGCCAAACATTTCATGAC
This window encodes:
- the LOC101781124 gene encoding pentatricopeptide repeat-containing protein At1g52620; its protein translation is MSSRAGDGVVAAAPTLACLGELAAAYADAGMDGKAAEMCQRARELYGALPRAADCNRLLRLLVQRRRWEDARKLYDEMLAKEGGADDYSTCVMLRGMCLEGRVEEGRKLIEARWGAGCIPHPVFYNVLIDGYCQRGEIRRGMLLLGDMEMKGFLPTEVTYGVIITWLGQKGDLERIGGLLGEMKVRGLSPNVQIYKTVIDAVCKRHSASQAMVVLKQMFASGCDPDVVTFNTLISAFCREGRAHEAEKLLREAIRRELEPNQNSYTPLIHAFCIRGDVTVASDFLVEMMEGGHTPDVITFGALVHGLVVSGKVTEALSVRDKMMERQVMPDVNIYNVLISGLCKKQMLPAAKNLLAEMLEHNVQPDKYVYTTLIDGFIRSGNLSDAKKIFEFMEQKGFCPDVVGYNAMVKGYCQFGMTDEAILCMSSMKKVGCIPDEFTYTTLIDGCAKQGNISGALSLLCDMMKRRCKPNVVTYSSLISGYCKIGDTDTAEFVFENMQSEGLLPNVIHYTILIGSLFKKDKVSKAAAYFERMLLNRCSPNDVTSNYLVNGLTNSVTWIINSNCSNSVKLHDKNALLDVFKGLVSDGWDPRISAYNAIIFSLCRHNMFGKALDLKDKMVSKGYSSDPITFLSLPYGFCFVGKPRNWGRILPNEFQKNEFETIFRCKM